A section of the Lujinxingia vulgaris genome encodes:
- a CDS encoding RCC1 domain-containing protein, giving the protein MMTLPHRPLPTLLLTLLLATGCGQSDSPPPSNPDAGGPDVEEDAGGEGDADVTSQPDRVVADILFPTETFVVQLDTILRPEAQAVNAAGEELDARVSFESSDPEVMEISSAGIAVGRALGAVTLTARAGDVQKAWPARVVSAPVASVEVVPANYTLQIGEAVEYVAVARDAGDVVIEDAGEPTWTTTDMGVASIDTRGIARALSVGTVEVVATIDGIEGRATLTVEEAPVDAVAISPRNPAAIYPLGSVTLEATALDELGDPMPWVELSWASSDTSVATVDGGVITGVAPGTAMISASYGDFTDEVEVDVIFSVQEVMAGEGAGCVISGEQLSCFGEGSQGQLGVGDLDDRAAPARLGYGPGLRDVSLGGGHGCLINAAGELYCWGRNDYGQAGDSAGDPVLAPAQILGARLSGGGRAEFLSVSAGAEHTCAVDDQGDIHCWGRNDARQAGHAGASTHLIQKVGGGHDFVLAAAGSRHSCGVTSDDFAYCWGAGDRGQLGDGTTTATPSEVPKFIDGGYTFAYLEAGEDFSCGLSPSGLPVCWGAGDRGQIGNGATADVNVPRTLALPVGSGLTALTVGRDHACGLYAGQALCWGAFDDGRLGRALSADQSSPEAASFAQRFVQIDAGDGVTCGWTEALEVFCWGQTPGAGATPAAVEFEDY; this is encoded by the coding sequence ATGATGACCCTCCCCCACCGCCCCCTCCCCACCCTCCTCCTCACCCTCCTACTCGCCACAGGCTGCGGCCAGTCCGACTCGCCGCCACCCTCCAACCCCGACGCGGGCGGCCCCGATGTGGAGGAGGATGCCGGGGGTGAGGGCGACGCGGATGTCACCTCGCAGCCCGACCGGGTGGTGGCCGATATTCTCTTTCCCACCGAGACCTTTGTGGTGCAGCTCGACACCATCCTGCGGCCCGAGGCGCAGGCGGTGAACGCGGCCGGCGAGGAGCTTGATGCGCGGGTGAGCTTCGAGAGCAGCGATCCCGAGGTGATGGAGATCTCGTCGGCGGGCATCGCGGTGGGGCGGGCGCTGGGGGCGGTGACGCTCACGGCGCGGGCGGGTGATGTGCAGAAGGCGTGGCCGGCGCGAGTGGTCTCGGCGCCCGTGGCGAGCGTGGAGGTGGTGCCGGCCAACTACACGCTGCAGATTGGCGAGGCGGTGGAGTATGTGGCCGTGGCGCGCGACGCCGGCGACGTGGTGATCGAAGACGCCGGTGAGCCGACCTGGACGACCACCGACATGGGGGTGGCCTCGATCGACACCCGCGGCATCGCGCGCGCGCTGAGCGTGGGGACGGTCGAGGTGGTCGCGACCATCGACGGCATTGAGGGGCGCGCCACCCTTACGGTGGAGGAGGCCCCGGTGGACGCGGTGGCGATAAGCCCGCGCAACCCCGCAGCGATCTACCCATTGGGGAGTGTGACGCTGGAGGCGACGGCGCTCGACGAGCTGGGCGATCCGATGCCCTGGGTCGAGCTGAGCTGGGCGTCGTCGGACACCTCGGTGGCCACGGTGGACGGTGGTGTGATCACCGGCGTGGCGCCGGGCACGGCGATGATCTCCGCGTCGTACGGCGACTTCACGGATGAGGTGGAGGTCGACGTGATCTTCTCGGTGCAGGAGGTGATGGCTGGCGAGGGGGCGGGGTGTGTGATCTCGGGTGAGCAGCTTTCTTGCTTTGGCGAGGGCAGCCAGGGCCAGCTCGGGGTGGGGGATCTCGACGATCGCGCCGCGCCGGCGCGTCTGGGCTACGGCCCGGGCCTGCGCGACGTGAGCCTGGGCGGCGGGCACGGCTGCTTGATCAACGCGGCCGGCGAGCTTTATTGCTGGGGGCGCAATGATTACGGGCAGGCTGGAGATTCCGCCGGTGATCCGGTGCTCGCCCCGGCGCAAATTCTGGGCGCGCGCCTCTCGGGTGGCGGGCGCGCCGAGTTTCTTTCGGTGTCGGCTGGCGCGGAGCATACCTGCGCGGTCGACGATCAGGGCGACATCCACTGCTGGGGCCGCAATGACGCCCGCCAGGCCGGCCACGCTGGCGCGTCGACGCACCTGATTCAAAAAGTCGGCGGCGGCCATGACTTTGTGCTCGCTGCCGCCGGAAGTCGCCACAGCTGCGGCGTGACCAGCGATGACTTTGCCTACTGCTGGGGCGCGGGCGATCGCGGCCAGCTCGGCGACGGCACCACCACCGCCACCCCGAGCGAGGTGCCAAAATTTATCGACGGCGGCTACACCTTCGCCTACCTGGAGGCCGGCGAGGACTTCAGCTGTGGCTTAAGCCCCTCGGGGCTGCCGGTGTGCTGGGGAGCGGGCGACCGCGGCCAGATCGGCAACGGCGCCACCGCCGACGTCAACGTGCCCCGCACGCTCGCCCTGCCCGTGGGAAGCGGCCTGACGGCCCTGACCGTGGGTCGCGACCACGCCTGCGGCCTTTACGCCGGCCAGGCGCTCTGCTGGGGGGCGTTCGACGACGGCCGCCTCGGCCGCGCGCTTAGCGCCGACCAGTCCAGCCCCGAGGCCGCGAGCTTTGCGCAGCGTTTTGTGCAGATCGACGCCGGCGACGGCGTGACCTGCGGGTGGACCGAGGCCCTGGAAGTCTTCTGCTGGGGCCAGACGCCGGGGGCCGGCGCAACGCCGGCGGCGGTCGAGTTTGAGGACTACTAA
- a CDS encoding WD40 repeat domain-containing protein, translating to MKRPSMSAVHGLALNPDGTLLAAAGPGKGIIFDTASGTAVTKIPGATGHAYDVDFAPDSKSVVICFHGGHVRQYDVQSGDEIASYTGHSGVPQGVRKVKFSPDGKQLASVAEDSTLRIWDTQSTDELQRFKARADVNTVAWGPGESHITFATDVGLHTVEIASRRGKTLDTGAIADVQVVNNQILAAWDEAIRFLTPDLEITRTLEQSSVSRMRAYEGYLFAASWSGADAGVHRWDLSDGTRQRLPLPAPVGDGPHAVWALAIDAARGVLYAGCNPMKGSSNIVAWDCASLDLLDL from the coding sequence ATGAAGCGTCCATCTATGTCGGCCGTTCATGGCCTCGCGCTCAACCCGGACGGAACTCTCTTGGCCGCCGCCGGGCCGGGCAAGGGCATCATCTTCGACACCGCCAGCGGCACCGCCGTCACGAAGATTCCAGGCGCCACAGGCCACGCGTATGACGTCGACTTCGCCCCCGATAGCAAGAGTGTCGTGATCTGTTTCCACGGCGGGCATGTCCGCCAGTACGACGTGCAGAGTGGCGATGAGATCGCCAGTTACACCGGCCACTCCGGCGTCCCGCAGGGCGTGCGTAAAGTAAAATTCAGCCCCGATGGCAAGCAGTTGGCGTCGGTCGCCGAAGACTCCACGCTACGCATCTGGGACACCCAATCGACCGACGAGCTGCAGCGCTTCAAAGCCCGCGCCGACGTCAACACCGTGGCCTGGGGGCCCGGCGAAAGCCACATCACCTTCGCCACGGACGTCGGGCTGCACACCGTCGAGATCGCCTCGCGCCGCGGCAAGACTCTGGACACCGGCGCCATCGCCGACGTTCAAGTCGTCAATAACCAGATCCTGGCGGCCTGGGATGAGGCGATTCGCTTTCTCACTCCCGACCTCGAGATCACACGCACCCTCGAACAGAGCTCGGTCTCCCGGATGCGAGCCTACGAAGGCTATCTCTTCGCGGCCTCCTGGTCCGGCGCCGACGCCGGCGTCCACCGCTGGGATCTCTCCGACGGAACGCGCCAGCGGCTGCCGCTGCCCGCGCCCGTTGGCGATGGGCCCCACGCCGTCTGGGCCCTCGCCATCGACGCCGCTCGCGGGGTGCTCTACGCGGGCTGCAATCCCATGAAAGGTTCGTCGAATATTGTGGCCTGGGATTGCGCGTCGCTTGACCTACTCGATCTCTGA
- a CDS encoding WGR domain-containing protein: protein MTHYLEYVDDTSAKFWMIELLGNSHTVTYGKIGSEGRASTKEFDSAEEAQKSAAKLIASKKKKGYTASARTDAKPAAQLTNDEAREKYGLADRYVGNIRFAKVIVFEGDVEIYGDVNKNTVESLFFDGEREPTDELVIIDGNLTVHGSLDLTEYYPCLLVLGDLHCDFVTSVNSYKEVTGDAYITTAFIGNYNHGQMVVEGTTHVPLILNSDHGCTMTPNPKTVCINYFSYDDDFFKYDYYVDELKNLFPDELFEWFDEDDEEDFDFEWWSLAATLKSGASPFLEGAAPDLLSAEEIRAIASGDAPAGEAPASNPKPTTMSPAEAKEAFEAFRAEPALTFLSMCGDATVYRGNVISDVSDILDLALTLGEQGTPIVIDGDLTLSADSVEWGSESECNLLLVTGDLRVNHLVMSEVGDITVQGDLHAKTIIGMYGDNGGSLNVAGDAQVEVLVATTYFCFGFGGNVQAQHIIGDGTYATDFTDDYISTESINLFVPEMIEGGEFSAWKLFEARVAGKEVFVNNGKALEGAYEQEW, encoded by the coding sequence ATGACGCATTACCTTGAGTACGTGGACGACACATCCGCCAAGTTCTGGATGATCGAACTCCTCGGAAATTCGCACACCGTCACCTACGGAAAGATCGGCTCCGAGGGGCGCGCCAGCACCAAAGAATTCGACTCCGCCGAGGAGGCGCAGAAGAGCGCCGCCAAACTCATCGCGTCCAAAAAGAAGAAGGGCTACACGGCGAGCGCCCGGACCGACGCCAAACCCGCCGCTCAGCTCACCAATGACGAGGCCCGCGAGAAGTACGGACTCGCCGACCGCTACGTGGGAAACATCCGATTCGCCAAAGTCATCGTCTTCGAGGGGGATGTCGAGATCTACGGAGACGTCAACAAGAACACCGTGGAGTCCCTCTTCTTTGATGGCGAGCGCGAGCCCACCGACGAGCTGGTGATCATCGACGGCAACCTCACAGTCCACGGCAGCCTGGATCTGACCGAATATTACCCCTGCCTGCTCGTGCTCGGCGATCTTCACTGCGACTTTGTGACCAGCGTCAACTCCTACAAAGAAGTCACCGGCGACGCTTACATCACCACCGCCTTCATCGGGAACTACAATCACGGGCAGATGGTCGTGGAGGGGACCACCCACGTCCCGCTGATCCTCAACAGCGATCACGGCTGCACGATGACCCCCAACCCCAAAACGGTCTGCATCAACTATTTCAGCTACGACGACGACTTTTTTAAGTACGATTATTACGTCGACGAGCTAAAGAACCTTTTCCCCGACGAGCTCTTCGAATGGTTTGATGAAGATGATGAGGAGGACTTCGACTTCGAGTGGTGGTCGCTGGCGGCGACTCTGAAGTCGGGGGCCTCCCCCTTCCTGGAGGGTGCCGCGCCCGACCTCCTCTCCGCAGAAGAGATCCGCGCCATCGCATCGGGTGACGCGCCGGCCGGCGAAGCGCCGGCGAGCAACCCCAAACCGACCACGATGAGCCCGGCCGAGGCCAAAGAAGCGTTTGAAGCCTTTCGAGCCGAGCCGGCCCTGACCTTTTTGAGCATGTGCGGCGACGCCACGGTCTACCGCGGCAATGTCATAAGCGACGTGAGCGACATCCTCGATCTGGCGCTCACGCTTGGCGAGCAGGGCACGCCGATTGTCATCGACGGTGACCTCACGCTGAGCGCCGATTCCGTGGAATGGGGCTCGGAGTCGGAGTGCAACCTGCTGCTCGTCACCGGCGACCTCCGCGTCAATCACCTCGTCATGTCGGAAGTCGGCGACATCACCGTGCAGGGCGACCTCCACGCCAAAACGATCATCGGCATGTACGGCGACAACGGCGGCAGCCTCAACGTCGCCGGCGACGCCCAGGTCGAGGTCCTCGTCGCCACGACCTATTTCTGTTTCGGCTTCGGCGGCAACGTCCAGGCACAACACATCATCGGCGACGGAACCTACGCCACCGACTTCACCGACGACTACATCTCCACCGAATCGATCAACCTCTTTGTGCCCGAGATGATCGAAGGTGGCGAATTCTCAGCCTGGAAGCTCTTTGAGGCGCGCGTCGCCGGCAAAGAGGTCTTCGTCAACAATGGCAAGGCCCTTGAGGGCGCCTACGAACAGGAGTGGTAA